The following proteins are encoded in a genomic region of Rattus rattus isolate New Zealand chromosome 2, Rrattus_CSIRO_v1, whole genome shotgun sequence:
- the LOC116890761 gene encoding LOW QUALITY PROTEIN: RNA-binding protein 4B-like (The sequence of the model RefSeq protein was modified relative to this genomic sequence to represent the inferred CDS: deleted 1 base in 1 codon) — MVKLFIGNLPREATEQEIRSLFEQYGKVLECDIIKNYGFVHIEDKTAAEDAIRNLHHYKLHGVNINVEASKNKSKASTKLHVGNISPTCTNQELRAKFEEYGPVIECDIVKDYAFVHMERAEDAVEAIRGLDNTEFQGKRMHVQLSTSRLRTAPGMGDQSGCYRCGKEGHWSKECPVDRTGRVADFTEQYNEQYGAVRTPYTMGYGESMYYNDAYGALDYYKRYRVRSYEAVAAQLQLPHTIMQSRPCLIFLKSRAQLYPVTSTPLLLILMTDTYCRTLALLPPQLQWLLPLPLPIMEGTGAHYVGMQLCSPQLERATVMGQRVRCLRLQQQHGILCMTWPGMSGSSMWTEHGTQPFKNWR; from the exons ATGGTGAAGCTGTTCATCGGAAATCTGCCCCGGGAGGCCACAGAGCAGGAGATCCGCTCACTCTTCGAGCAGTACGGGAAGGTGCTGGAATGTGACATCATTAAGAACTATGGCTTTGTGCACATAGAGGACAAGACGGCCGCTGAGGATGCCATACGCAACCTGCACCACTACAAACTGCACGGAGTGAACATCAATGTGGAAGCCAGCAAGAATAAGAGCAAAGCTTCAACCAAATTACATGTGGGCAACATCAGTCCCACTTGTACCAACCAAGAGCTTCGGGCCAAGTTTGAGGAGTACGGCCCAGTCATCGAATGTGACATCGTGAAAGATTATGCCTTTGTACACATGGAGCGGGCAGAAGATGCGGTGGAGGCCATCAGGGGCCTTGACAACACAGAGTTTCAAG GCAAACGAATGCATGTACAGTTGTCAACTAGCCGGCTTCGGACTGCCCCTGGGATGGGAGACCAGAGTGGTTGCTATCGGTGTGGTAAAGAAGGACACTGGTCCAAAGAGTGCCCAGTAGACCGTACAGGGCGTGTGGCAGACTTTACTGAACAGTACAATGAACAATATGGAGCAGTGCGCACGCCTTATACTATGGGTTATGGGGAGTCCATGTATTACAACGATGCCTATGGAGCACTCGACTACTATAAGCGCTACCGAGTCCGATCTTATGAAGCTGTGGCAGCG CAGCTGCAGCTTCCGCATACAATTATGCAGAGCAGACCATGTCTCATCTTCCTCAAGTCCAGAGCTCAGCTGTACCCAGTCACCTCAACTCCACTTCTGTTGATCCTTATGACAGACACCTATTGCAGAACTCTGGCTCTGCTGCCACCTCAGCTGCAATGGCTGCTGCCGCTTCCTCTTCCTATTATGGAAGGGACAGGAGCCCACTACGTCGGAATGCAGCTGTGCTCCCCACAGTTGGAGAGGGCTACGGTTATGGGCCAGAGAGTGAGATGTCTCAGGCTTCAGCAGCAACACGGAATTCTCTGTATGACATGGCCCGGTATGAGCGGGAGCAGTATGTGGACCGAGCACGGTACTCAGCCTTTTAAAAACTGGAG